Proteins from one Pseudomonas sp. KBS0710 genomic window:
- a CDS encoding CidA/LrgA family protein, whose amino-acid sequence MKRFTFKHLGRLLTELVVLLAIYLLGTQLSVWFAWPIPGGVVGLGLLLATFASGLVKPAALQLGAGVLMAEMLLFFIPALMSLLDYGGLVRNDGWRILLVIGFSTLAVMLVTAFTVEMVCRWSLRREA is encoded by the coding sequence ATGAAACGTTTCACCTTCAAACATCTCGGCCGCCTGCTCACGGAGTTGGTGGTATTGCTGGCCATTTATCTGCTCGGCACTCAGTTGTCGGTGTGGTTCGCGTGGCCGATTCCCGGCGGCGTGGTGGGCCTTGGCCTGTTGCTGGCGACTTTCGCCAGCGGCCTGGTCAAGCCTGCGGCCCTGCAACTGGGCGCCGGGGTGTTGATGGCGGAGATGCTGTTGTTCTTTATCCCGGCCCTGATGAGCCTGCTCGACTACGGTGGCCTGGTGCGCAATGACGGCTGGCGCATCCTGCTGGTGATCGGTTTCAGCACACTGGCGGTGATGCTCGTGACTGCGTTCACCGTGGAGATGGTCTGCCGCTGGAGCCTGCGCCGTGAAGCTTGA
- a CDS encoding MerR family transcriptional regulator produces MSEITAQTRENTQALVSDPDELFPIRDVSRMTGVNPVTLRAWERRYGLIQPTRTESGHRLYSSADIVTVNRILDWIERGVAVSKVGKILARDDLQALAIDAEGNGVDEQEWSQWRARLMHAVSAFDDRQLESLYGQIFATYPLSVAFQDILMPLWSDLLRHQGRFGQASEWLFYDTFLRMHTFERLRLASSSLAPRVLLAAMPGECRKLELLVAALMLSHEDTPVKVLGMGQPFDELTLVCEKIRPRALVIFSNHSHNHDLTARLSRLALTLDCPLFLAGAAADLAEDDLAGSPIGCLGSEGRQMQSRLQQFLAGRLDT; encoded by the coding sequence ATGTCTGAAATAACTGCTCAAACTCGCGAAAATACTCAGGCTCTCGTCTCTGACCCGGATGAGCTGTTCCCGATCCGTGATGTCTCGAGAATGACAGGTGTCAACCCGGTCACCCTGCGTGCCTGGGAGCGTCGTTATGGGCTGATCCAGCCAACGCGCACCGAAAGCGGGCATCGGCTCTACTCCAGCGCCGATATCGTGACCGTAAATCGCATTCTCGATTGGATCGAGCGTGGCGTGGCCGTGAGCAAGGTCGGCAAGATCCTCGCACGTGACGATCTACAGGCTTTGGCTATCGATGCTGAGGGCAATGGCGTCGATGAACAGGAGTGGTCACAGTGGCGGGCGCGGTTGATGCACGCCGTCAGCGCCTTTGACGACCGTCAGTTGGAGAGCCTCTACGGGCAGATTTTTGCCACCTACCCATTGAGCGTGGCATTCCAGGACATCCTGATGCCGCTCTGGAGTGACCTGCTGCGCCACCAGGGCCGTTTCGGCCAAGCCAGTGAATGGCTTTTTTACGACACCTTCCTGCGCATGCATACGTTTGAGCGCTTAAGGCTTGCGAGCAGCTCACTGGCACCGCGGGTGTTACTGGCGGCGATGCCTGGCGAATGCCGTAAATTGGAACTGCTGGTGGCAGCGCTGATGCTCAGTCACGAAGACACGCCGGTGAAAGTGCTGGGCATGGGCCAGCCCTTTGATGAATTGACACTGGTATGTGAAAAGATCCGCCCCAGGGCGCTGGTGATTTTCTCCAACCATTCGCACAACCATGATCTGACCGCGCGCCTGAGTCGCCTGGCGCTGACCCTGGATTGCCCGCTGTTTCTGGCCGGTGCGGCTGCGGACCTGGCCGAGGATGACCTGGCCGGCTCGCCCATCGGCTGCCTGGGCAGCGAAGGGCGCCAGATGCAAAGCCGCTTGCAACAGTTTCTGGCAGGCCGCCTGGATACCTGA
- the folE gene encoding GTP cyclohydrolase I FolE — protein sequence MTLSLPQHYREILKGLGEDPEREGLLDTPKRAAKAMQYLCHGYEQDLETIVNGALFASDNDEMVILKDIELYSLCEHHLLPFIGKAHVAYIPTGKVLGLSKLARIVDMYARRLQIQENLTRQIADAIQQVTQAAGVAVVIEAKHMCMMMRGVEKQNSTMNTSVMLGAFRESNTTRMEFLQLIGRSK from the coding sequence ATGACCTTGTCCCTGCCCCAACACTACCGCGAGATCCTCAAAGGCCTGGGCGAAGACCCGGAGCGCGAAGGCTTGCTCGACACCCCCAAGCGCGCCGCCAAGGCCATGCAGTACCTGTGTCATGGCTATGAGCAGGACCTGGAAACCATCGTCAACGGCGCATTGTTCGCCTCCGATAACGACGAGATGGTGATCCTCAAGGACATCGAACTGTATTCGCTGTGCGAGCACCACCTGTTGCCCTTTATCGGCAAGGCCCACGTGGCCTATATACCCACCGGCAAGGTGCTGGGCCTGTCGAAGCTGGCGCGCATTGTCGACATGTACGCTCGGCGCCTGCAGATCCAGGAAAACCTTACGCGGCAGATCGCCGACGCGATCCAGCAGGTCACCCAGGCCGCAGGCGTGGCGGTGGTGATCGAAGCCAAGCATATGTGCATGATGATGCGCGGCGTGGAAAAACAGAATTCAACCATGAACACCTCGGTGATGCTCGGCGCGTTCCGCGAGTCGAACACCACGCGCATGGAGTTCCTGCAACTGATTGGACGGAGCAAGTAG
- a CDS encoding LysR family transcriptional regulator, which produces MEFKQLRSFVEVIHRGGFTQAGKTLHISQSAVSKQVAQLEQSLGTPLLERTGSHIRLTASGEVVLQRAEAMLRLQTELLSELDDMQQLTRGELRLGLPLLAGDTLFAGLFAEYRRRYPKVSIQLLEGGSRTIEQAILSGELDVGGTLMPSDPAFAWQLFCDEPLDALLPMDHPLADNAQVRLEELADTPFLMYQRSFVLNDRLMQACQQLGFTPKEIGRSGQADFLVALVAAGQGVVLLPSVVARGLVRPGVVRLTLKAPDFLRWDIAFIWREGAYLSKAAQAWLALLREFPVKRAVQ; this is translated from the coding sequence ATGGAATTCAAACAGCTGCGCAGCTTCGTCGAAGTGATCCACCGTGGGGGCTTTACCCAAGCCGGTAAAACCCTGCACATCAGCCAATCGGCGGTGAGCAAGCAAGTGGCGCAGCTTGAGCAAAGCCTGGGCACACCGCTGCTGGAGCGCACCGGCTCACACATCCGCCTGACCGCCAGCGGCGAGGTGGTATTGCAGCGCGCCGAGGCCATGTTGCGCCTGCAGACCGAGCTGCTCAGTGAGCTGGATGACATGCAACAACTGACGCGCGGTGAGTTGCGCCTGGGTTTGCCACTGCTCGCGGGCGATACCTTGTTCGCCGGGTTGTTCGCCGAGTACCGCCGTCGCTACCCGAAGGTCTCCATCCAGTTGCTCGAAGGCGGCAGCCGCACTATCGAGCAGGCGATTCTCAGCGGTGAATTGGACGTGGGGGGCACCTTGATGCCCAGCGACCCGGCTTTCGCCTGGCAACTCTTCTGTGATGAACCCCTGGATGCCTTGCTGCCGATGGACCACCCGCTGGCCGACAACGCCCAGGTGCGCCTGGAAGAATTGGCGGACACACCGTTCCTGATGTACCAGCGCAGCTTTGTGCTCAATGACCGGCTGATGCAGGCGTGCCAGCAACTGGGCTTCACGCCCAAGGAAATCGGGCGCAGCGGCCAGGCGGATTTTCTGGTCGCCCTGGTCGCGGCCGGCCAAGGCGTGGTGTTGTTGCCCAGCGTAGTCGCCCGTGGGCTGGTGCGACCGGGCGTGGTGCGCCTGACGCTCAAGGCGCCCGATTTCCTGCGCTGGGACATCGCCTTTATCTGGCGTGAGGGCGCCTATTTGTCGAAAGCCGCCCAGGCGTGGCTGGCATTGCTGCGTGAATTCCCGGTCAAGCGCGCAGTGCAGTGA
- the folX gene encoding dihydroneopterin triphosphate 2'-epimerase, which produces MPQLQPGMARIRVKDLCLRTFIGINEDEINNKQDVLINLTILYAAQEAVRDNDIDHALNYRTITKAIIAHVEGNRFALLERLTQELLDLVMSNESVLYAEVEVDKPHALRFAESVSITLAASR; this is translated from the coding sequence ATGCCACAACTTCAACCAGGCATGGCGCGCATCCGGGTCAAGGACCTGTGCCTGCGCACCTTTATTGGCATCAATGAAGATGAGATCAACAACAAGCAGGACGTGCTGATCAACCTGACCATCCTGTATGCCGCCCAGGAAGCCGTGCGCGACAACGACATCGACCACGCGCTGAATTACCGCACCATCACCAAGGCGATCATCGCCCACGTCGAAGGCAACCGCTTTGCGTTGCTCGAGCGCCTGACGCAAGAGTTGCTGGACCTGGTGATGAGCAATGAATCGGTGCTGTACGCCGAAGTCGAAGTGGACAAGCCCCATGCGCTGCGCTTTGCCGAGTCGGTGTCGATTACCCTCGCAGCCAGCCGCTGA
- a CDS encoding DUF1244 domain-containing protein, whose translation MNDQQRLELEAAAFRRLVAHLDSRKDVQNIDLMNLSGFCRNCLSKWYKAEADERHIELSLDDAREVVYGMPYAEWKAQYQKEASADQQAAFAKGKPHD comes from the coding sequence ATGAACGATCAACAACGCCTCGAACTCGAAGCTGCCGCCTTCCGCCGGTTGGTGGCCCACCTGGACAGCCGCAAGGATGTGCAGAATATCGACCTGATGAACCTCTCGGGCTTTTGCCGCAACTGCTTGTCGAAGTGGTACAAGGCCGAGGCCGACGAGCGCCACATCGAGCTGAGCCTGGATGACGCCCGTGAAGTGGTGTACGGCATGCCGTACGCCGAGTGGAAAGCCCAATACCAGAAAGAAGCCAGCGCCGACCAACAGGCGGCGTTCGCCAAAGGAAAACCCCATGACTGA
- the folM gene encoding dihydromonapterin reductase — MTVTNAPILITGAGQRVGLYCAERLLDEGHPVIFSYRSERPGVEALRKRGALGVFADFSTEAGILAFIAELKTHTDSLRAIIHNASAWVAETPDDESRAFTDMFSVHMLAPYLINLHCSPLLQRSTPADIVHISDDVVRKGSRQHIAYCATKAGLDSLTLSFAAQFAPLIKVNGIAPAMVMFNEGDDAAYRAKVLAKSALGIEPGPDVIYQSVRYLLDNPYVTGTTLTVNGGRHIK; from the coding sequence ATGACGGTAACCAACGCCCCGATCCTGATCACCGGTGCCGGCCAGCGTGTCGGCCTGTATTGTGCCGAGCGCCTGCTGGACGAAGGCCACCCGGTGATTTTCAGCTACCGCAGTGAGCGCCCAGGCGTTGAGGCCTTGCGCAAGCGTGGCGCACTCGGCGTGTTTGCCGACTTCTCCACTGAAGCCGGGATTCTGGCCTTTATCGCCGAGCTGAAAACCCATACCGACAGCCTGCGGGCGATCATCCACAACGCGTCGGCGTGGGTTGCGGAAACACCCGACGACGAGAGCCGCGCTTTTACCGACATGTTCAGCGTGCACATGCTTGCGCCGTACCTGATCAACCTGCATTGTTCACCTTTGCTGCAACGCTCGACACCGGCCGATATCGTGCATATCAGCGATGACGTGGTGCGCAAGGGCAGCCGCCAGCACATCGCCTACTGCGCCACCAAGGCCGGCCTCGACAGCCTCACGCTGTCGTTCGCCGCGCAGTTTGCGCCGCTGATCAAGGTCAACGGCATCGCGCCGGCGATGGTGATGTTCAACGAAGGCGACGATGCGGCGTACCGCGCCAAGGTGCTGGCCAAGTCGGCGCTGGGCATCGAGCCTGGGCCTGATGTGATCTACCAGAGTGTGCGTTACCTGCTGGACAACCCGTATGTCACCGGAACCACCCTGACCGTCAACGGCGGGCGGCATATCAAGTAA
- a CDS encoding antibiotic biosynthesis monooxygenase, with protein sequence MSTSPVTLMVARRVAKGRYEELMAWLREGEQLATDFPGYLGSGVLAPPPHDDEFQIIFRFADEKTLHAWEFSASRGAWLSRGSELFADPSEHRVSGIDGWFGAVGARPPRWKQAVAIWLAFFPVSLLFNFGLGPLLSELDMFPRVLVSTLALTPLMVYFFIPLSTHLLASWLHPTPTPKPTQAAA encoded by the coding sequence ATGTCTACCTCTCCCGTCACCTTGATGGTTGCGCGCCGCGTGGCCAAAGGGCGCTATGAAGAATTGATGGCCTGGCTGCGCGAAGGCGAGCAATTGGCCACCGATTTCCCCGGCTACCTGGGTTCCGGCGTGCTTGCGCCGCCGCCCCATGATGATGAATTCCAGATCATCTTCCGCTTCGCCGATGAAAAAACCCTGCATGCCTGGGAATTTTCCGCCTCACGCGGTGCGTGGTTGAGCCGAGGCAGCGAACTGTTTGCCGACCCGTCCGAGCATCGCGTCAGTGGCATCGATGGCTGGTTCGGTGCCGTAGGCGCAAGACCTCCGCGCTGGAAACAGGCGGTGGCGATCTGGCTGGCATTTTTCCCAGTGTCGCTGCTGTTCAACTTCGGGCTGGGGCCGCTGCTCAGTGAGTTGGACATGTTCCCGCGTGTGCTGGTCAGTACCCTGGCACTTACGCCGTTGATGGTTTACTTCTTTATTCCGCTCTCGACCCATCTGTTGGCGAGTTGGTTGCATCCAACGCCGACGCCCAAGCCGACCCAAGCCGCTGCTTGA
- a CDS encoding flavodoxin, which translates to MKVAILSGSVYGTAEEVARHAAGILNAAGFEAWHNPRATLAEVQAFAPAAFLAVTSTTGMGELPDNLQPLYSTIRDQLPAAWRGLPGAVIGLGDASYGDTFCGGGEQMRELFAELGVREVLPMLRLDASESVTPEADAEPWLAELVTALRA; encoded by the coding sequence ATGAAAGTCGCCATCCTTTCCGGCTCGGTCTACGGCACTGCTGAAGAAGTCGCCCGCCACGCTGCCGGTATCCTCAACGCCGCCGGTTTTGAAGCCTGGCACAACCCACGCGCCACCTTGGCCGAGGTGCAGGCCTTTGCCCCCGCGGCGTTCCTGGCGGTCACATCGACCACCGGCATGGGTGAGCTGCCCGACAACCTGCAACCGCTGTATTCGACCATTCGCGACCAACTGCCAGCCGCCTGGCGCGGCCTGCCCGGTGCGGTGATCGGCTTGGGCGACGCCAGCTATGGCGACACGTTCTGCGGTGGCGGCGAGCAAATGCGCGAACTGTTCGCCGAGCTGGGCGTACGCGAAGTGCTGCCAATGCTGCGCCTGGACGCCAGCGAAAGCGTGACCCCGGAAGCCGACGCCGAGCCGTGGCTGGCCGAGTTGGTCACTGCACTGCGCGCTTGA
- a CDS encoding SDR family oxidoreductase yields the protein MSESVQFQDKVVIVTGAGGGLGRAHALLFARHGAKVLVNDLGGSAQGEGANASAADRVVAEIREAGGTAEANHDSVTDGDKIVQHALDVFGRVDVVVNNAGILRDKTFHKMDDSDWDLVYRVHVEGAYKVTRAAWPHMREQGYGRVIFTASTSGIYGNFGQSNYGMAKLGLYGLTRTLALEGRKNNILVNAIAPTGGTRMTEGLIPPQVFERLKPELVSPLVVYLGSEACQDTSGLFEVGGGWIGKTRWERSLGVGFDPEVGFSPDDVAAHWAQICDFEGAAHPKDNIEALKEMMANLQKFSL from the coding sequence ATGAGTGAGTCAGTGCAGTTCCAGGATAAGGTCGTGATCGTCACCGGTGCCGGCGGCGGGTTGGGCCGTGCCCATGCGCTGCTGTTTGCCAGGCACGGGGCCAAAGTGCTGGTCAACGACCTCGGCGGTTCGGCCCAGGGCGAAGGCGCGAATGCCTCGGCCGCCGACCGTGTCGTGGCTGAGATTCGAGAGGCAGGCGGTACTGCCGAGGCCAACCATGACTCCGTAACCGATGGTGACAAGATCGTCCAGCACGCCCTCGACGTATTTGGCCGTGTCGACGTGGTGGTCAACAACGCTGGCATCCTGCGCGACAAGACCTTCCACAAGATGGACGACAGTGACTGGGATTTGGTCTACCGCGTGCATGTCGAAGGCGCCTATAAAGTCACCCGCGCCGCCTGGCCGCATATGCGCGAGCAGGGTTATGGCCGGGTGATCTTCACAGCGTCCACTTCGGGTATCTATGGCAACTTCGGCCAGTCCAACTATGGCATGGCCAAGCTGGGTCTGTATGGCCTGACCCGCACCCTGGCGCTGGAAGGGCGCAAGAACAACATTCTGGTCAATGCCATCGCCCCTACCGGCGGCACGCGCATGACCGAAGGGCTGATCCCGCCGCAGGTATTCGAGCGGCTCAAGCCGGAACTGGTCAGCCCCTTGGTGGTGTACCTGGGCAGCGAGGCATGCCAGGACACCTCCGGGTTGTTCGAAGTCGGCGGCGGCTGGATCGGCAAGACCCGTTGGGAACGCAGCCTGGGTGTGGGTTTTGACCCTGAGGTCGGGTTCTCACCCGACGATGTGGCAGCGCACTGGGCGCAGATTTGCGACTTCGAAGGCGCCGCGCACCCCAAGGACAACATCGAGGCGTTGAAGGAGATGATGGCCAACCTGCAGAAGTTCAGCCTCTGA
- a CDS encoding PAS domain-containing protein gives MINAKLMQLVINASNDGIVVAEREGQDKPLIYVNPAFERMTGYALDDILYQDCRFLQAGDRDQPALMAIREALDSGGACREILRNYRKDGTHFWNELSLSTVYNEADKQTYFVGVQKDVTGQVKAQQRVAQLEAQVTKLENELAALKATSGINKV, from the coding sequence ATGATTAACGCCAAACTCATGCAACTGGTGATTAACGCGTCTAACGACGGCATCGTCGTCGCCGAACGTGAAGGCCAGGACAAGCCGCTGATCTACGTGAACCCGGCGTTCGAGCGCATGACCGGTTACGCCTTGGACGACATTCTGTATCAGGACTGCCGCTTCCTGCAGGCGGGTGACCGCGATCAGCCGGCGCTGATGGCCATTCGTGAAGCCCTCGACAGTGGTGGCGCCTGCCGGGAGATCCTGCGCAATTACCGCAAGGACGGCACGCATTTCTGGAACGAGCTGTCGCTTTCCACGGTTTACAACGAGGCCGACAAGCAGACGTATTTTGTCGGTGTGCAAAAAGACGTCACGGGTCAGGTGAAAGCGCAGCAACGTGTCGCGCAGCTGGAAGCCCAGGTGACCAAGCTCGAAAACGAGCTGGCAGCACTCAAGGCGACGAGCGGAATTAACAAAGTGTAA
- a CDS encoding class II aldolase/adducin family protein, with translation MSLAPVLSPQNVKDQVSAAEWQTRVDLAACYRLVALHGWDDLIFTHISAKVPGTDDFLINPYGLMFHEITASSLVKVDQAGNKLMDSPYEINPAGYTIHSAIHEVRHDVVCVLHTHTAAGVAVSAQKQGVLPISQQSTFVLSSLAYHAYEGVALNHDEKARLQADLGDNNFLMLHNHGLLTCAGSIADTFLMMFTFQRACDIQVLAQNGGAELIAIEPQILAGAKAMVAAVTKSAQGMGGALAWPALLRKLDLQDPGYKS, from the coding sequence GTGAGCCTAGCCCCTGTTCTATCGCCACAGAATGTCAAAGACCAGGTCAGCGCTGCCGAATGGCAGACCCGCGTCGACTTGGCGGCCTGCTATCGCCTGGTGGCGCTGCATGGCTGGGATGACCTGATCTTTACGCATATTTCCGCCAAGGTGCCGGGCACCGATGATTTCCTGATCAACCCCTATGGCCTGATGTTCCATGAGATAACGGCGTCGAGCCTGGTCAAGGTTGATCAGGCCGGCAACAAGCTGATGGACAGCCCTTACGAGATCAACCCCGCCGGCTACACCATCCACAGCGCCATCCATGAAGTGCGCCACGATGTGGTCTGTGTGCTGCACACCCATACCGCTGCGGGTGTTGCGGTATCGGCGCAGAAGCAGGGCGTGCTGCCGATCAGCCAGCAATCCACCTTTGTCTTGTCCAGCCTGGCCTATCACGCCTATGAAGGCGTGGCGCTCAACCATGATGAAAAAGCCCGCCTGCAGGCGGACCTGGGCGACAACAATTTCCTCATGCTGCACAACCACGGCCTGTTGACCTGCGCCGGCTCCATCGCCGACACGTTTTTAATGATGTTCACCTTCCAGCGCGCGTGCGACATCCAGGTGCTGGCGCAAAACGGCGGCGCCGAATTGATTGCCATCGAACCGCAGATTCTGGCGGGCGCCAAGGCGATGGTGGCGGCTGTCACAAAGAGCGCTCAAGGTATGGGGGGGGCGCTGGCATGGCCGGCGCTGTTGCGTAAATTGGACCTGCAAGATCCCGGGTATAAAAGCTGA
- a CDS encoding LrgB family protein: protein MKLELMPVFWLALTLGAYVFSRWIYSRTGRYLLSPLILVPALLLAVAVPMKTAYAEYATDTHWLMLVLGPVTVAFAVPIWQQRRLLARYWSALLLGMVAGSAASIGTSFGLAKALALNSSVTMSLLPRSITTPFAMPVSSDLGGVPELTAVFVMFTGVFGAMLGGVLLKWLPLRTPLARGALFGVGAHGAGVSRAREVGGEEGSVAGLVMVLTGLLNLFAVPLLAALL, encoded by the coding sequence GTGAAGCTTGAGCTGATGCCGGTGTTCTGGCTTGCCCTGACTTTGGGCGCCTATGTTTTCAGCCGCTGGATCTATAGCCGCACCGGCCGTTACCTGCTGTCACCCTTGATTCTGGTGCCGGCGCTGCTGCTGGCGGTGGCGGTGCCGATGAAAACCGCCTATGCCGAATACGCTACCGACACCCACTGGCTGATGCTGGTGCTGGGGCCGGTTACCGTGGCGTTTGCCGTGCCGATCTGGCAACAGCGGCGCTTGTTGGCGCGCTACTGGTCGGCTCTATTGCTGGGCATGGTGGCAGGCAGCGCAGCGTCCATCGGCACCTCGTTCGGGCTGGCCAAGGCGCTGGCGTTGAATAGTTCGGTCACGATGTCGCTGTTACCGCGCTCGATCACCACTCCCTTTGCCATGCCGGTGTCCTCAGACCTTGGCGGCGTGCCGGAGCTTACGGCGGTGTTCGTGATGTTCACCGGTGTGTTCGGCGCCATGCTCGGCGGCGTATTACTCAAATGGTTGCCACTGCGTACACCCTTGGCCCGTGGCGCATTGTTTGGCGTGGGTGCCCATGGCGCGGGTGTCAGCCGGGCGCGTGAAGTCGGCGGCGAAGAGGGTTCGGTGGCGGGCCTGGTGATGGTGCTGACCGGCTTGCTCAACTTGTTCGCCGTACCTTTATTGGCGGCACTTCTCTGA
- a CDS encoding alpha/beta fold hydrolase, producing the protein MPLAEIPLRAWRKRGQEFLFRGHVIRYWVAGQGEPLLLIHGFPTASWDWHYLWQPLAQRNLVIACDMLGFGDSAKPLNHYYCLLEQADLQQALLEHLRVEQPVHVLAHDYGDSVAQELLARHYDGRFQMASCVFLNGGLFPETHRPALVQKLLLSPLGWMIGRAFGRNALSNSFSQIFGPNTRPSESALDDFWSLIDCNDGPRILHKLIAYIPQRRRMRERWVAAMQRDEVPLRVIDGEVDPISGAHMVERYHQLVPNADSVSLANIGHYPQIEAPVLVLKHYLAFRERIGQPAPCAAYS; encoded by the coding sequence ATGCCACTCGCCGAGATACCGCTTAGAGCCTGGCGCAAACGTGGCCAGGAATTCCTCTTTCGTGGCCACGTGATCCGTTACTGGGTGGCGGGGCAGGGTGAGCCTTTGCTGCTGATTCACGGCTTCCCTACCGCCAGCTGGGACTGGCATTACCTGTGGCAGCCCCTGGCCCAGCGCAACTTGGTGATCGCCTGCGACATGCTCGGGTTTGGCGATTCGGCCAAACCGTTGAACCACTATTACTGCCTGCTGGAGCAGGCGGACCTGCAACAAGCGCTGCTCGAACACTTGCGCGTGGAACAGCCGGTGCATGTGCTGGCCCATGACTATGGCGACAGCGTGGCCCAGGAATTACTGGCGCGCCATTACGACGGTCGCTTCCAGATGGCCAGCTGCGTGTTCCTCAATGGCGGGCTGTTTCCCGAGACCCATCGCCCGGCGCTGGTGCAGAAACTCTTGCTCAGCCCGCTCGGCTGGATGATTGGCCGCGCCTTTGGGCGTAATGCCTTGTCGAACAGTTTCAGCCAGATTTTCGGCCCGAACACGCGGCCCAGTGAAAGTGCACTGGACGACTTCTGGAGCCTGATCGACTGCAATGATGGCCCGCGCATCCTGCATAAGCTGATTGCTTACATTCCCCAGCGTCGGCGTATGCGTGAACGTTGGGTGGCGGCGATGCAACGCGATGAGGTGCCGCTGCGGGTGATCGACGGCGAAGTCGATCCCATTTCCGGCGCGCATATGGTGGAGCGTTATCACCAGTTGGTGCCCAATGCCGACTCGGTGTCGCTGGCCAATATCGGCCACTATCCGCAGATCGAAGCGCCGGTGCTGGTGCTCAAGCATTACCTGGCGTTTCGTGAACGAATCGGCCAGCCAGCGCCGTGTGCCGCCTATTCTTGA